In the Pseudolabrys taiwanensis genome, one interval contains:
- a CDS encoding SbmA/BacA-like family transporter — MRFFDFSAFMFNHKELTERFWHSALLLWRDRKSWAVALGTCLLIIVLLQLVVQVLLNLWNRNFFDALEKRDAATLWYQAKMFVPLAAFSVLLAATSVWARMTAQRGWREALTRRVVGRWLQNDRFRHLNGMVKGTENPEYRIAVDIRVATDAPIDLLLAFVTSLLTAFTFFGVLWTIGGSLAVPVFGVTITIPGYLVIGVILYSGAMSTLMMFVGHHMTGVIERMNQSEAEFRAAADAFRGEKVAEDAKPIDGEKRNALWLRLQAVLLWWREFCWQLVRTTLISHSNFLLAPVVAWLLCVPKYLSGAMTLGELTQSAAAFVTVQSAFNWLVDNYQRLADWRSSVHRVGSLLIALDELEAKENAKPGPAQP; from the coding sequence ATGCGGTTCTTCGATTTCAGCGCCTTCATGTTCAACCATAAGGAGTTGACGGAGCGCTTCTGGCATTCGGCCCTGCTGCTCTGGCGCGACCGCAAAAGCTGGGCCGTTGCGCTCGGCACGTGCCTCCTCATCATCGTCCTGCTCCAACTCGTGGTGCAGGTGCTGCTCAATCTCTGGAACCGTAACTTCTTCGACGCGCTCGAGAAGCGCGATGCGGCCACGCTCTGGTATCAGGCCAAGATGTTCGTCCCGCTGGCCGCCTTCAGCGTATTGCTCGCGGCGACGTCGGTATGGGCGCGCATGACCGCGCAACGCGGCTGGCGCGAGGCTCTCACGCGCCGCGTCGTCGGCCGATGGCTGCAGAACGATCGCTTCCGCCATCTCAACGGCATGGTGAAGGGCACCGAGAACCCCGAATATCGGATCGCGGTCGACATCCGTGTCGCCACCGACGCGCCGATCGATCTGCTGCTGGCCTTCGTGACGTCGCTTCTGACCGCCTTCACGTTCTTCGGCGTGCTGTGGACCATCGGCGGCAGCCTCGCCGTGCCCGTTTTCGGCGTCACGATCACTATCCCCGGCTATCTGGTGATCGGCGTCATCCTCTATTCGGGCGCGATGTCGACATTGATGATGTTCGTCGGTCATCACATGACCGGAGTCATCGAGCGCATGAACCAGTCGGAAGCGGAGTTCCGCGCCGCCGCCGACGCCTTTCGCGGCGAAAAGGTCGCCGAAGACGCCAAGCCGATCGACGGCGAGAAGCGCAACGCGCTATGGCTGCGGCTGCAGGCGGTGCTGCTGTGGTGGCGCGAATTTTGCTGGCAGCTGGTGCGCACCACGCTCATTTCGCACAGCAATTTCCTGCTGGCGCCGGTCGTGGCCTGGCTCCTGTGCGTGCCGAAATACTTGAGCGGCGCGATGACGCTCGGCGAGCTGACCCAATCCGCCGCCGCCTTCGTCACGGTGCAAAGCGCGTTCAACTGGCTGGTCGACAACTACCAGCGCCTCGCCGACTGGCGCTCATCGGTGCACCGGGTCGGCAGCCTGCTCATCGCGCTCGATGAGCTGGAGGCCAAGGAAAATGCCAAGCCTGGGCCCGCGCAACCTTGA
- a CDS encoding GH1 family beta-glucosidase, which produces MDKSAGDTNGPEPTAPGAPRIAALRPEFIWGAATSSFQIEGATRVDGRGPSVWDTDGRRGVIPGKDTGDVACDHYHRYPEDIALMQKLGVQAYRFSVAWPRVLPQGRGQANEPGLAFYDRLIDGLLAAGIEPWLCLYHWDLPQALDDLGGWTNRDSVGWFSDYAALVADRYGDRVKRFATFNEPAIFTLFGYGFGRGNRDETPIEELHHAIHHVNLSHGAAVDVLRARVGGCSLGSIHNVQPCRPSSPADADGARWADTYWNRAYPDPQFLGRYPELLGPAMEAIMRPGDLERIHRPVDWFGLNHYSPIYVRTDNAARFRFGFGDRPPGIPVTPMDWPIEPDGFRDSLLRVTKDYGLPVYVTENGFGGHDKPDITGAVIDNDRIAFLKGYINAMNDAAAEGADIRGYFVWSLLDNFEWDSGYAARFGLVYIDYPTQKRTPKASFDWYKGLIKVARAQAWHFPWPPAHRAR; this is translated from the coding sequence GTGGACAAAAGCGCAGGCGACACGAACGGGCCCGAGCCGACTGCCCCGGGCGCGCCGCGCATTGCGGCCTTGCGTCCGGAGTTCATCTGGGGTGCCGCGACCTCCAGCTTTCAGATCGAGGGCGCGACGCGGGTCGATGGGCGCGGTCCGAGCGTGTGGGACACCGACGGGCGGCGCGGCGTCATTCCCGGCAAGGACACCGGCGACGTGGCGTGCGATCATTATCATCGCTATCCCGAAGACATTGCGTTGATGCAGAAGCTCGGCGTGCAGGCCTACCGGTTCTCGGTCGCCTGGCCGCGCGTTTTGCCGCAGGGGCGGGGGCAGGCAAACGAACCGGGCCTAGCCTTCTACGATCGGCTGATCGACGGCTTGCTCGCGGCCGGCATCGAGCCGTGGCTGTGTCTCTATCATTGGGATCTGCCGCAGGCCCTCGACGACCTCGGCGGCTGGACCAACCGCGACAGCGTCGGCTGGTTCTCCGACTATGCCGCGCTGGTGGCGGATCGTTACGGCGACCGGGTCAAGCGCTTCGCGACCTTCAACGAGCCGGCAATCTTTACGCTGTTCGGCTATGGCTTCGGCCGCGGCAACCGCGACGAGACGCCGATCGAGGAACTGCACCACGCCATCCACCATGTGAACCTCAGTCACGGCGCGGCGGTAGACGTCTTGCGCGCGCGCGTCGGCGGATGCTCGCTCGGGTCGATCCACAACGTGCAGCCATGCCGGCCGTCGTCGCCGGCCGATGCGGACGGCGCGCGCTGGGCGGACACCTATTGGAACAGAGCCTACCCCGACCCGCAGTTTCTCGGCCGCTATCCCGAACTGCTGGGTCCGGCGATGGAGGCCATCATGCGGCCAGGTGATCTCGAGCGGATTCATCGTCCGGTCGATTGGTTCGGCCTCAACCACTACAGCCCGATCTATGTGCGCACCGACAACGCCGCACGCTTCCGGTTCGGCTTCGGCGATCGCCCGCCGGGCATTCCGGTGACGCCGATGGACTGGCCGATCGAACCGGACGGCTTTCGCGACAGCCTCCTGCGCGTGACGAAAGACTATGGTCTACCCGTCTACGTGACCGAGAACGGCTTTGGCGGCCATGACAAGCCGGATATCACCGGCGCCGTGATCGACAACGACCGGATTGCCTTTCTCAAGGGCTACATCAACGCGATGAACGATGCCGCCGCCGAAGGCGCCGACATCCGCGGCTATTTCGTCTGGTCGCTGCTCGACAATTTCGAGTGGGACAGCGGCTATGCCGCGCGCTTCGGACTCGTCTACATCGATTATCCGACGCAGAAGCGCACGCCGAAAGCGTCCTTCGACTGGTACAAGGGATTGATCAAGGTTGCGCGGGCCCAGGCTTGGCATTTTCCTTGGCCTCCAGCTCATCGAGCGCGATGA
- a CDS encoding agarase: MRTRWGGLADGQFRPNGFFRLAQSGGIFWLVDPDGGRFLSKGVNTVRFDQDEVRGTKRVPYADACLRRYGSEPAWRSAIAQRLTGWGFNTLGSWSDEGVAAHAQLVLTPNIDLGMSFAWQANERGGPRQEFPDVFDPAFEAHVMRRARDKCSQHSGDANIVGWFIDNELRWCPDWRGPDDLLPLFLNLSPTTPGRGAALDFLRGRYGDMAAFNAVWRTRATTWDALGALDPIEPAYRRKPPYDRNARDEIIANVADPHRAAFFADCDDFLALLAERYFTLTAAAIKAADLHHLVLGSRFAFPPPVTVIEAAARHVDVISFNCYGPDPDGALAAYAPTGKPCLIGEFSFRGADAGLPNTNGAGPVVATQTERAAAFERYATKALRHPRVVGYHWFEHADQPAEGRFDGENSNFGTVSIDDNVYETLTEAMTTLNTQAETIHASAEAIA, from the coding sequence GTGAGGACCCGTTGGGGCGGTCTGGCCGACGGCCAATTCAGGCCCAACGGCTTTTTCCGGCTGGCGCAAAGCGGCGGCATCTTTTGGCTGGTCGATCCCGACGGCGGCCGCTTTCTCTCGAAGGGTGTCAACACGGTGCGCTTCGATCAGGACGAGGTTCGCGGCACCAAACGTGTTCCTTATGCCGACGCCTGCCTTCGTAGGTACGGGAGCGAGCCGGCCTGGCGCAGCGCGATTGCGCAGCGGCTCACCGGCTGGGGCTTCAACACGCTCGGTTCCTGGTCGGATGAAGGGGTCGCCGCCCATGCGCAACTGGTGCTCACGCCCAACATCGACCTCGGCATGTCCTTCGCCTGGCAGGCCAATGAGCGGGGTGGCCCCAGACAGGAATTCCCGGATGTGTTCGATCCGGCCTTCGAAGCACATGTCATGCGGCGGGCCCGCGACAAGTGTTCGCAACATAGCGGCGACGCCAATATCGTCGGCTGGTTCATCGACAATGAACTGCGCTGGTGTCCCGACTGGCGCGGGCCGGACGATCTCCTGCCGCTGTTTCTCAATCTTTCACCGACCACGCCAGGCCGTGGCGCGGCGCTCGACTTCCTGCGCGGACGCTACGGCGATATGGCCGCCTTCAATGCCGTGTGGCGCACGCGGGCGACGACGTGGGATGCGCTCGGAGCGCTGGACCCTATCGAGCCGGCCTACCGCCGCAAGCCGCCTTACGACCGCAATGCGAGAGATGAGATCATCGCCAACGTCGCCGACCCGCATCGCGCCGCCTTCTTCGCCGATTGCGACGATTTTCTCGCGCTGCTCGCGGAGCGCTATTTCACGCTGACGGCCGCCGCGATCAAAGCCGCGGACCTGCACCATCTCGTGCTCGGCTCGCGCTTCGCCTTCCCGCCCCCCGTCACGGTCATCGAAGCCGCGGCGCGTCACGTCGACGTCATCTCGTTCAACTGCTACGGCCCCGACCCCGATGGCGCCCTCGCCGCTTATGCGCCGACCGGCAAACCGTGCCTGATCGGCGAGTTCTCTTTCCGCGGCGCCGACGCCGGCCTGCCCAACACCAATGGCGCCGGCCCGGTCGTCGCGACACAAACCGAGCGCGCTGCGGCATTCGAGCGCTACGCGACGAAAGCGCTGCGCCATCCGCGCGTCGTCGGCTATCACTGGTTCGAACACGCCGATCAGCCGGCCGAGGGCCGGTTCGACGGCGAGAACTCCAACTTCGGCACCGTCAGCATCGACGACAACGTCTACGAGACGCTCACCGAGGCGATGACGACGTTGAACACGCAAGCCGAGACCATCCACGCCAGCGCGGAGGCCATCGCATGA
- a CDS encoding alpha-glucosidase/alpha-galactosidase produces the protein MSHHTKIAFLGATSMSFGLSMFRDVFSSDELRGSTLTLVGLDRAPLEKMTALARLLNEKTGAGLVIEQTTDRRAALDGAGFVVNATAIDRNRLWKLDFEVPRKYGIRHTLGENGGPGGLFFTLRTLPLVFDIVRDMEELCPKAHFLNFSNPESRIVLALGKYSKIASLGLCHGIFMGQGDVAEILGLPSEDVDVSGAGINHFQCLTQIRHRKTGEDLYPLLREKEKTLDPDFAPLTRQLFRAFGYWFTCSDDHLGEYLAFGWEAGEDGYDFEEDEHERTAFAAQIDTVLGGGSIPSDWLTPSGERGAAAIGGILHDKKRVIESGVVPNHGTIPNLPYHASVEVPVMADAAGIHPISLGPLPDAVAKLLHTPVQVHELAVEAAVHGSKEIALQALLIDPVVNSADAAVKLLDELWEVNKPYIRACI, from the coding sequence ATGAGCCATCACACCAAGATCGCTTTCCTCGGCGCGACCAGCATGTCGTTCGGCTTGAGCATGTTCCGCGACGTATTCTCGAGCGACGAGTTGCGCGGCTCGACGCTCACCTTGGTCGGGCTGGACCGCGCTCCCTTGGAGAAGATGACGGCGCTCGCGCGCCTATTGAACGAAAAGACTGGCGCCGGCCTTGTCATCGAGCAGACGACCGATCGCCGCGCTGCGCTCGATGGCGCCGGCTTTGTCGTCAACGCCACGGCCATCGACCGCAACCGGCTGTGGAAGCTCGACTTCGAGGTGCCGCGCAAATACGGCATCCGCCACACGCTCGGCGAAAACGGCGGCCCAGGCGGGCTGTTCTTCACGCTCCGCACCTTGCCGCTGGTGTTCGACATCGTACGCGACATGGAAGAATTGTGCCCGAAGGCGCACTTCCTCAACTTCTCCAATCCGGAAAGCCGCATCGTTCTAGCGCTCGGCAAATACAGCAAGATCGCCTCGCTCGGCCTGTGCCACGGCATCTTCATGGGCCAGGGCGATGTCGCCGAAATCCTCGGCCTGCCTTCCGAGGATGTCGACGTCTCCGGCGCCGGCATCAACCATTTCCAATGCCTGACGCAGATCCGCCACCGCAAGACAGGCGAAGACCTCTACCCGCTATTGCGCGAGAAGGAAAAGACGCTCGACCCCGATTTCGCGCCGCTGACGCGGCAACTGTTCCGAGCCTTCGGCTATTGGTTCACCTGCAGCGACGATCATTTAGGGGAATATCTCGCCTTCGGCTGGGAAGCCGGTGAGGACGGCTACGATTTCGAGGAGGATGAGCACGAGCGGACCGCATTCGCCGCGCAGATCGATACGGTACTCGGCGGCGGATCGATCCCGAGCGACTGGCTGACCCCTTCGGGCGAACGCGGCGCGGCCGCCATCGGCGGCATCCTGCACGACAAAAAGCGTGTCATCGAGTCTGGCGTGGTGCCGAACCACGGCACGATTCCCAACCTGCCCTATCACGCGTCCGTTGAAGTGCCGGTAATGGCCGACGCCGCCGGCATTCATCCGATCTCGCTCGGGCCGTTGCCCGATGCGGTCGCCAAGCTGCTGCACACGCCGGTACAAGTGCATGAGCTGGCCGTCGAAGCCGCGGTGCACGGCTCGAAGGAGATCGCCCTCCAGGCTTTGCTGATCGATCCGGTGGTGAATTCGGCCGATGCCGCTGTCAAGCTGCTCGATGAGCTGTGGGAGGTGAACAA